The sequence TTTGGGGGTCAGCGAACCGCTGGTTCAGACTCGTGGCAATAATCAGATCATCGTCGAGCTTCCCGGCGTCACCGACCCGGAAGAAGCTGTCGAGGTCGTGCGCCAGACCGCATTGCTCGAGATCATCGACACGAACGGCCAGGTGCTCCCGGCCGGAACGATCGTCAACACCACGCTTGGTTCCGCGTCGAGCACTACGCCGGGTTCCCCCACAGCCGTGGACGGATCCCCAGTCGCATCGCCAGAGGCTTCTCCAGTAGCATCGATGGACGACACCGCGGCTGATGGGCCGGTGTTCCAAACCATCATCTCCGGGTCCGATCTCAAGGACGCCTACCGCGCGACTGGTCCGTTGGGTCAGGTGGTCGTCGGCTTCGAACTGAACGGAGACGCTGCTGACCGGTTCTACGACTTCACCAGCCAGAACATCGGCCGTCCGATGTCGATCGTCATCGACAAGACCGTCATTTCCTCCCCGGTCATCAACGGAGCCATTTCCGATCAGGGGCAAATCGAGGGCATCGCTCCGGCCGATGTCGACAACCTGGTGGTCCAGCTGAAGGCAGGAGCGTTGGCGGTTCCGCTCGAAGTCGTCCAGAGCCGTGTTGTTGGCCCTTCGCTCGGTCAGGATTCGATCGACAAGAGTCTCACTGCGGCCATCATCGGACTCGGCACCGTTGCCCTGTTCATGATCATTTACTACCGCCTGCCGGGATTCCTGTCCGTGATTGCGCTCGGGATCTACACGCTGCTGGTGCTCGCGTTGTTCAAACTCATTCCGGTCACCTTGACGCTTGCGGGCATCGCCGGTTTCGTCTTGTCGATCGGTATGGCGGTCGACGCAAACATCCTCATCTTCTCGAGACTAAAAGAGGAGTTACGGCTCGGTAGACCGGCATCCCAAGCGGTCGAGAACGGCTTTGCGCATGCCTGGCCGTCGATTCGCGACTCGAACATTACGTCGATGATTACCGCCGCAATCCTCTATTGGTTCGGCCAATACACTGGCGCCACCATCATCACCGGGTTCGCACTGACGCTCTTCATCGGCGTCGCGGTGAGTATGTTCACCGCGTACACCGTCACGCGCACCTTCCTGCGCCTCGTGCTCAGTTCGACCCGCATTCACAACACCTGGTGGCTTGGCACCACGCGCAAGTCGGTGGCCAGCTCGAGCGCCGCGGACTAGGGGAAGCAGATCGTGATCGAACATCTCGCGACGTATCGCAAATGGTGGTATCTCCTCTCGATCATCATCATCCTCCCGGGGCTCGTTTCGCTGATCATCAACGGGCTCGACCTTGGGATCGATTTCACCGGCGGAACGATCTGGGAGATTCAGTTCGACAAGTCGGTTTCGACCGAGGAAGTCAAGAACGTGCTCGCTCAGTACGGCGTCGACGATTCGGTCGTCCAGACGTCGTCGGAAGACGGTGGCACGGACAATGTCGCCATCATCCGCATGGAGGAGATGGCGACTCCATCTGAACTCAAGACCCAGCTTACCGAAGCGCTGACAGACCAGATCGGGCCGTTCACAGAACTGCAGATCTCGACGGTGGGATCGTCCGTGAGCGATCAGGTTGCCACTCGCTCGATCCTGGCGATTGCTGTGGCGTCGCTGGGTATCCTGGCCTATATCGCGTTCGCGTTCCGAAACACTCAACGTCCGCTGCATTACGGCGCCGCGGCAATCATCGGCATGCTGCACGATGTCTTCCTGGTGCTCGGCGTCTTCTCGATCCTTGGATGGTTGTTCGGTGTGCAGGTCGACGCGCTCTTCGTCACCGCGATTCTGACCATCATTGGATTCTCGGTGCACGACACCATCGTGGTCTTTGACCGTATCCGGGAGAATCTCGCCCGGCAATCCGATCCCACATTCGAAGGCATCGTGAACTACAGTCTCGCCCAAACGATCGTGCGTTCGGTCAACACCTCGCTGACGGTTGTGTTCACGCTGCTGGCGCTCTTCCTCTTTGGCGGCGAATCGACCCGCACCTTTGTTCTGGCATTGCTCATCGGCGTCATCAGCGGCACCTACTCATCGATCTTCAACGCCGCCCAGATCCTCGTGTCCTGGGAAGAGCATGACTTTCGGAAGTGGCGCGAGTCCCGCAAGCGCGGTGCTCCTGCCGTCGCACCATCTCGGTAATGCAGTTCCGATTGCGACGTCCTGATTGTGGAGACGGCACAACCCGACGACGGTGGTAAACTTCGTGGTCGCGCCGGGAGGAGAAACGGTGCGGACAATCCACGCGAAACGGCTGCATCAGCCTGTGAGTGACTCTTCGAAGCGGCAAGGTTCTGCTCGCGAAGAGCCACTTTTGTGTGTACCACGGTAGAGCGAAACTGCTTTTGGCACTAGCCGGTTCGCGCATGCGGGAATCGAGGAGGGGAACTTGGACGATATTCGTTCGTATCTCGCGCCAGTCATCATCATTGGCGTCATAGCGATCATCTTCGCGATCTATCTTGCTCGCGATGTGATGCGGAAGGATACGGGCACCCCGGAAATGCGGGACATCTCCGACCGCATCTTCGAAGGGGCGCTTGCCTATCTGAAGCGTCAGTACCGGACGATTGCGCTCCTCGCTATCGTCGTTGCCGTGGTGCTCGGCGTCCTCGTCTACTTCTTCGAGAACGATCACCAGTCCACGCGGGCCCTGGTGACATCGATCTCGTTCCTCTTTGGAGCCGCCCTTTCCGGCATCTCGGGGTTCATCGGGATGTATGTGGCGGTGCGCTCCAACATCCGAACCGCAGCGGGCGCTCGCAAGAGCCTGGCCGACGCGATGAACGTCGCGTTGCGCGGTGGCGCAGTGTCCGGGTTCCTGGTGGTTGCCCTGGCGCTCCTCGGTGTGGCGGGTGTCTACCTGGTCGTCTACCAGTTCGCTGAAGGCGCTGCCGACCGTGGCGGAAACGCCGTACTGGATCGTCGGATTCGCGTTTGGCGCCAGCTTTGTGGCGCTCTTTGCCCAACTTGGCGGCGGTATTTACACCAAGGCTGCTGATGTTGGCGCCGACCTGGTCGGCAAGTTCGAAGCGGGCATTCCGGAAGACGATCCGCGCAACCCGGCAGTGATCGCCGATCTCGTCGGCGACAACGTCGGTGACTGCGCTGGCCGCGGCGCCGACCTGTTCGAGTCGTCATCAGCCGAGTTCATCGGCGCGATGGTCCTCGGTGTCGCCTCTATGGCCAAGGCCTCCGGCTCCGGTGACGACAACATCGCCTGGATCTTCTTCCCGCTGCTCGTCGGCGCTGTCGGCGTGATCTGTTCGCTGATTGGCCTTCTGTCGGTCCGTCCCAAGGGAGCCATCACCGACCCGATGGGCGAGCTGAACAAGGGCTTCTATGTCGTCTCCGCGCTTGCTGTGGTGGGACTCTTCGCTGTCAGCTACTGGGTGCTCCCCTATGGGCAGTGGCAGTTCGCTGTTTGCGGCGTCATCGGGATCGTGACATCGATCGCGTTCCTCTTCATCACGCAGTACTACACCGCGGGAACCTATCGACCGGTTCGTGAGATCGCCGAACAATCGCGGCGCGGCGTCGCGACCAACATGATTTCTGGTCTTTCGGTCGGTATGGAGACCACGGGTCTTCCGGCGATCGTCATTTCGGCCGCGTTGCTCGCGTCGTATGCCATTGGCCACTCTGTCGAGTTCCCGACTGATGCAGCAGTCTCCGCGGGCATTTTCGGCACCGCGGTGGCGACCATGGGTATGCTCATGTCGGCCGCATACATCCTGGCAATGGACACGTTCGGACCCATTACCGACAACGCCGGCGGTATCGTCGAGATGTCGGATCAGCCGGAGTCGGTCCGCGATGTGACCGATGCGCTGGACTCGGTGGGCAATACCACCAAGGCGCTCACCAAGGGCTACGCCGTCGGAACTGCCGCTCTGGCCGCATTCCTGCTCTTCTCGGCCTTCCTGGAAGAGGTCAATCGCTTCAAGGGCGTTGGCAATGAAGTCGAGCGCGTGGTCAATGTCGCCGAGCCGAAGGTCTTCGTTGGCGGTCTCATCGGCGCGATGATCGTGTTCCTCT is a genomic window of Thermomicrobiales bacterium containing:
- the secF gene encoding protein translocase subunit SecF, whose product is MIEHLATYRKWWYLLSIIIILPGLVSLIINGLDLGIDFTGGTIWEIQFDKSVSTEEVKNVLAQYGVDDSVVQTSSEDGGTDNVAIIRMEEMATPSELKTQLTEALTDQIGPFTELQISTVGSSVSDQVATRSILAIAVASLGILAYIAFAFRNTQRPLHYGAAAIIGMLHDVFLVLGVFSILGWLFGVQVDALFVTAILTIIGFSVHDTIVVFDRIRENLARQSDPTFEGIVNYSLAQTIVRSVNTSLTVVFTLLALFLFGGESTRTFVLALLIGVISGTYSSIFNAAQILVSWEEHDFRKWRESRKRGAPAVAPSR
- the secD gene encoding protein translocase subunit SecD translates to MKISPWITLAFIVVLTLFAGWVALPGEDLDVGSFKADHPIQEGLDLQGGVQVLLEARPAEGQKLDSDTLSGTRDTIERRVGGLGVSEPLVQTRGNNQIIVELPGVTDPEEAVEVVRQTALLEIIDTNGQVLPAGTIVNTTLGSASSTTPGSPTAVDGSPVASPEASPVASMDDTAADGPVFQTIISGSDLKDAYRATGPLGQVVVGFELNGDAADRFYDFTSQNIGRPMSIVIDKTVISSPVINGAISDQGQIEGIAPADVDNLVVQLKAGALAVPLEVVQSRVVGPSLGQDSIDKSLTAAIIGLGTVALFMIIYYRLPGFLSVIALGIYTLLVLALFKLIPVTLTLAGIAGFVLSIGMAVDANILIFSRLKEELRLGRPASQAVENGFAHAWPSIRDSNITSMITAAILYWFGQYTGATIITGFALTLFIGVAVSMFTAYTVTRTFLRLVLSSTRIHNTWWLGTTRKSVASSSAAD
- a CDS encoding sodium/proton-translocating pyrophosphatase, which produces MAETPYWIVGFAFGASFVALFAQLGGGIYTKAADVGADLVGKFEAGIPEDDPRNPAVIADLVGDNVGDCAGRGADLFESSSAEFIGAMVLGVASMAKASGSGDDNIAWIFFPLLVGAVGVICSLIGLLSVRPKGAITDPMGELNKGFYVVSALAVVGLFAVSYWVLPYGQWQFAVCGVIGIVTSIAFLFITQYYTAGTYRPVREIAEQSRRGVATNMISGLSVGMETTGLPAIVISAALLASYAIGHSVEFPTDAAVSAGIFGTAVATMGMLMSAAYILAMDTFGPITDNAGGIVEMSDQPESVRDVTDALDSVGNTTKALTKGYAVGTAALAAFLLFSAFLEEVNRFKGVGNEVERVVNVAEPKVFVGGLIGAMIVFLFTSLAIRAVGNAAGDMIEEVRRQFKADPGIIAGTSQPDYARCVDISVRSALREMVLPDSYLPSRVR
- a CDS encoding sodium/proton-translocating pyrophosphatase; the protein is MDDIRSYLAPVIIIGVIAIIFAIYLARDVMRKDTGTPEMRDISDRIFEGALAYLKRQYRTIALLAIVVAVVLGVLVYFFENDHQSTRALVTSISFLFGAALSGISGFIGMYVAVRSNIRTAAGARKSLADAMNVALRGGAVSGFLVVALALLGVAGVYLVVYQFAEGAADRGGNAVLDRRIRVWRQLCGALCPTWRRYLHQGC